In the Actinomycetota bacterium genome, CGCGAAGGTCAGTACGGCAGGTGAGACTACGAGGCGCGCTCACAGGTCTCCTCGCCTTTGTTCTGCTATTCGGGGGAGGGGTGGTTGCCGCCGCTCAGGCGGGTGGCTCGACGATCGAGATTTCGGACGTCACCATCACGAGGTACCCGCGAGTCCAGGCCGTCGTCGAACTCCGGAACCTCCGGACGGAACTGGATCCGGCCCAACTGTCCGTCACCGAGAACGGGAGACCGGTTCAAGATCTCGAGGTTGAAACAATCGCCGAGTCCGTAGTCCCTGTGGGGATTGTTCTTGCGATCGACGGATCAGGGTCGATGCAGGGCGAACCGATTGACGCCGCCAAGCAGGCGGCATTGTCGTTCATCGAGCAGAAACGGGATCAGGACTTCATAGCGCTTCTCGTGTTCGCAAGTGATGTCCGGGTGCTCTCGGGGTTCACGAGTTCAAAGACGGCGTTGACCGGCAGAGTCGAGTCGATTCAGGCCGGCGGAGAGACCGCTTTCTACGATGCGGTGGTGCGGGGAGCGTCGCTGTTCACCGGAGATGCCGCTCGCCTCGAGCCGAATATGATCGTGCTGACCGACGGCGCCGACACCGTCAGCGAGGCCACTCTCGACGACGCAATTGCAGCGACCCGATCGGTCCGCGTCTTTGGCGTTGCCCTCGAGTCACCCGAGTTCAATCCGACGGACATCGAAGCTATCGCCGATTCTTCGGGCGGCTTGTTCCTTTCGACGCCGGATCCGGCCGCGCTGACGAGCCTGTACGATCAGATCAAGCGCGAACTCGACAACAAGGTCGTGGTTCGCTTTACCGCGACGCAGGATCAGGCGGGCCCACTGGCCATCGGTGTTGGCTATCAGGGGATCGAAGCCTCGACGAGTGTGGACGTACCGGGGTTCATCAAGCAAACGTCGACAACCACTACGACGGTCCCGACCACTTTTGCCCAACCGGCGCCATTCGCACCATCCGTCCAATCCCCCCTTCCTCTTTCGACACTTGCATGGATCGGTCCGGGTGCCGTCGGGCTTGGGCTTGCGCTGTTCATCTTCATTCTTGCCGGGCCTCGAGAAGAGGACAGCGCTTCGGCGTTACGCAAGCGGCTGCGCTCCTATGGCGCGTCCGACGGAACCGAGGAAGTCAAGAAGGGAGTGCTTGGACGGATCTTCGGTGTGTTCTCGCGAGGCGCCGAAGAAGCGGTGCGCCGCAGAGGTCTTCTCAACGGCGTCAACGCCGCACTCGAACAAGCGAATATCCCTTTGCGTGGCGGTGAGGCGATCGCGGCAGCGCTGGGTCTGAGTTTGCTGGCCGGCGCAATCGTCGGTGTCTTCAGCCGGAGCGCGCTCACGGGTGGCGGTGCGTTCTTCCTCTCGATCGTGACCGTTCTGCTGCTGATCCAGTTTGCGGGCGGGCGTGAAAAACGCACGTTCGAGAATCAGCTGCCCGACACACTGATTCTGTTGGCGACATCCCTTCGGGCGGGCTACTCGCTGCTGCAGGCCGTCGAGGCCGTGGCGAGTGAAGCTCAGCAACCGACGGCGCGCGAATTCGGCAGGGCAATGGCCGAATCGAGGCTGGGTCGTGGAGTCGTGGAGTCTATGCGGGGTATCGGAGAACGGATGCAATCGGAGGATTTCAGCTGGGCTGTCATGGCGATCGAAATCCAGCGTGAAGTGGGTGGCAACCTTGCCGAGGTGCTCCAGACGGTGGCCGACACGATGCGCCAACGCAACCGGCTCCGCGGGGAGATCAAGGCACTGACCGCTGAAGGAAGAATCTCCGCGATTGTGCTGGGAGCTCTGCCGTTCGTCCTCTTTGCATTTCTGTTCGCCACGAACAGAAACTACCTGGATCCACTCCTGACAAGAGTCTCCGGCATCATCGCGATCGCCGTGGGCGTCGTGCTCATGGGCGTAGGCGTGTACTGGTTGAAGAAGATCGTGGACATCGAGGTGTAGATGGACTGGAAACTCTTCTCCGCTCTCTCGATGTTCGCGGCCACCACGGGCGTTATCACCTGGATCGGCTTTGGGATCATCAAGGCTCGCAAAGCGGCGACCGAACGTCTTGCTGCGTACGGGTCGGCCGAATTCATGCGCGAAGAGACACTGAAGAAGACATTCGCCGAGCGTGCGGTAGCTCCCGTGTTCATGAAACTTGGCAAGTGGTTTGCTCGATTTACACCTGTGGGATGGATGGAGAAGACACAGCATCGTATCGTGCTCGCAGGCAGTCCAGGCAACTTGGACGCGAATGGGTGGGCGGTCATCAAAGTCATCTCCGTCACGATCGCTGCCGTGCTGTTCTTTCTGGTGAGACCCGGAATGAACGCCCGAACGACACTGATTGCCTTTGCCCTGCTTGGCATCCTGGGCTTCTTTGGACCGGATGTCCGCCTCACACGCATGATCGACGATCGACGCAAGGCCATGCAGAAGGCCCTCCCCGATGTCCTCGATCTGCTGGTGATCAGTGTCGAGGCGGGTCTTGGCTTCGACTCGGCTCTTGCACGAGTTGTCGGAACGGTCCCCGGTCCGCTCTCCGAGGAGTTCTTCCGCATGCTGCAAGAGACTCGCGTCGGAGTGAGTCGCAGAGAGGCGATGCGGCACCTGGCGGGGCGGACGGACGTCGATGAACTGCGGTCCTTCCTTCTCGCCATGATGCAGGCGGAAGCGTTCGGTGTCTCTATCGCACAAGTGCTTCGCGTGCAGGCCGAGGAGATGCGCGTCAAACGCCGGCAGCGTGTGCAGGAGAAGGCGTTCGCCGCTCCCGTGAAAATGGTCTTTCCGCTGGTGTTCTGTATCTTCCCGGCGCTGTTCATCGTGTTGCTCGGACCCGCGGCGATCTCGATCTACGAGACATTCACGGGACTGTAATGACCGTGATGGCGGTCCCGTGGTGGAGGCGGCTGACCCCCATACACCTTATCCTGCTCGTTCCTTGGGTGGGACTGGTGATCGGCGCGGCCTCGCCAATCCGAGACAATTCCTTCCTGTGGCATGTTCGCGCCGGGACTCTGCAACTCGATGTGGGACATGTGCTGCGGACCGACCCATTCTCGTTCACGCTGCACGGTGCCCCATGGAGAACCCAGTCATGGCTGGTCGAACTCGGCTACGGACTGCTGGAACGTTGGACGCACGGGCTGGGATGGGTTCCGGTGATGCTGGTTGTCGTGGGAGCGTTGACATTCCTCCTTGTCGGACTGTCGGTGTACCGCCGATCAAGGAGTCTTCTTGTCACAGGCATCGTCATGGTGTTGTTCACGTGGCTGGGGCTGGCGTATCAGGTCCCGAGACCTGTGCTGATGTCGTTTCTGTTTTTGGCCTTACTGGTCGTAATGATGGATCACGGCATCATGTGGGCGGTGCCACTGGTGCTCTGGGCATGGGCTTCGGTACATGGTTCCTGGGTGCTTGGCCTCGGGTATGTCACACTCGATGCGCTCGCGTATCGGCGATCGTGGAGACCGGTCATGAGGACTTTGGCTGCCTCATTGATCACGGTGAGCATTACGGCCCATGGACTTGGAGTGTGGGAGATCCTTGGCGCCTTCTTGCGGAATCGGGATGCGCTCCGGCTCATTACGGAATGGGCGGTGCCGGACATCCTTTCCGTACCCAACCTTCCCTATGCCCTCGTAATCGTCGCTCTGTTGGTGGCTGCGGCGAAAGGAGCAATCGACACCAGGAGACTCTGGCTCATCGTGCCGTTCCTTCTCTTCGGCCTGACGTCCGAGAGAAGCCTGTTTCCTGCTGCGATCGTGCTTGTGCCGTGGACGGTGTTGGCTCTGTCGGCACACAAGGACCTGGTTCGTCTATCGCCGCGCCGGCCAGAGGCCATCGTCAACGCTCTGATCGCCATCTTGATCGTGGTGACGCCGTTGGCGGCCTATATCGGTGTGCGGCCAGGGATCGACCCGACTGGGTTCCCGGTCCAGGCGGCGCGCCACCTCACCGAGGGCCGAGTGTGGAGCGACGACCGAACGGGCGGATTCCTGATCTATGCCTATGGGCCGGAACGGGAGGTGTTCATCGATGATCGAGCCGAACTGTACGGAGTCGACTTCATGAGAGAGCTCGTGCAGACCCGTGACGGAGATCCCATTTGGAGGAACGTGTTTCAGCAGCAGAACATCCAGCAAGCACTCGTGCACCGCGACTCGGGGATCGGGCGTGCGCTCGACGCTGCGGGTTGGTACAGGGCCTTCGAAGATGACACGTGGGCACTCTGGACGAAGCCATGAAGGAAGCCCACACGGCGCCGACAGTCGAAAGGAGATCCTCGACGCGTCGCGGCCTCTAGGAGAGCGAGCTGGCGATGTTGCTCCACATCTGTGAGTTCTGCGCTCCTGTGAATCTCACGGCGATCAGTGCTACGACCGCAATGAGGATGACGAGGAGTCCCCACTCGATGAGGCCGGCTCCTCTGTCACTTTGTGGGTTCCAGCGCATCATCTACTCCGGTATGTGTATCGGGATAAAAACGCTATCACGCAGAGTGGCTATGGGCCATAGGCCTGGGGTCTCAATTCGGGAAGAATGCACGCAGGAGTTCACGTGTAGGGAGACAAGGCGAAGCCGGGGCCCCAGGTGCGACCCCGACTCGTATTCACCTGTCTTTGGCTAGCTGAGTGCGCTGCCGATGTCGCTGAATGTCTTGGAGACCTGCCCCCCGGCGAACTTGACGGCAACCAAGGCGACGATGGCGATCAGCACTACCAGGAGTGCATACTCGACCATGCTCGCGCCCCGGTCATCCCTGAGTGTTGCCCATTGCTTCTGGGCCGCGATCCACAGTGTCAACATTGGTATTCCCTCCTAAGGGGTGCTGCCAGGGGCTACGATAGCACAGAGGGTGGTGGAAGCTCTATGGGTCGGCCGACCTATTCGAGCTACCATCGAGGGGCGATACCGAGGCGGATGGCTTCGACCGCCGCTTGGGCACGATCGCTGACATCGAGTTTTGCGAAGATCGAAGCGAGGTGATTCTTCACTGTTTTCTTAGAGATAAACAGGCGATTTGCCAACTCCTCCGTTGCTGTGACACCACGCCCCAGTAGGGCAAGGATCTCACGTTCGCGGCTGGTCAGTAACCTGGCTCCCGGATCGAGCACGGGCTCCTGGAACGGCTCCAGAAGGTCACGGAGAGTGGTCGTCATGGCGAACCGTTCTCCTGACGCAGCGGCCCTGATAGCTGCGGCGAGTTGTGGCAACGGCGTCGATTTCGACAGGAAACCTGCCGCGCCGGCCTCGGCAGCGCGTGCCCGCTGCTCGGCATCGGCGTGCATGGTCACAACAATCGAGGGGACACGGGAGGCAATGGTCTCCAAGACCTGGATTCCATCGACGATCGGCATTTCCAGGTCGACGATCGCAATGTCGGTCCGCTGTCGGTTGAGCATGGCGATCAGCTGGGCGCCATCGTAGGCGACTCCCACCACATTGATGTCAGGAAGACCTCCGAGAGCTTCGGCGAGTCCGTCTGCGAAGAGCCGATGATCATCTGCGATGGCAACGTTGATCATTCAGGGCCCCAGGCAATTGTGACCGTCGTCCCGCGGTGGGTGCTCGAAATGTTCAACGAGGCACCCATCCGCTCCGCTCGCTCTTCCATTCCGACGAGGCCGAACCTTCCGTCGGACACCTTGCTGCGATCGAATCCGGTTCCATCGTCGAACACGGTAATGCGGCCCTCATCGAAATCTGAGGTGCCGTGGACGATGATCGCAGTGGCGTGTGAATGCGCTATCGCGTTCCGAAGAGCCTCGACGACGATGGCGGCGATGTCCGGTGCGAGTGACGGTCGTGGTGGTCTGAGTTCTTCGAGGCGGATATCGACCTTGGGAGAGTTTTCCGGTAGATCTCCTGCGATGCGACGGAGAACCTCACTGATGCTCGGCTGTGGGGACATGCGGAGGTCTGCCACAGTCGACCGGACATCCTCGACGAGGCCGGTCACCGACGAGCGCAATACCTGCAAATGCTGAGCAAGGTCGGGATCCGCCGGGTGTCGAAGGAGGGCGAGATCCACGGCGAGTCCGAGCGAAGCGAGGGACGGTCCGATCTCGTCGTGCAGGTCTCTGGCAAGGCGTTGGCGTTCTTCACGGACCGCCCGCTGAGCGATGTCCTGCAGGAGCAGGATGTTCCCGAAGGCGAGCGCGACCGGCTGTAGGAGGTCATGGGCAACGGTCCAGTCGTTTCTCGTCAGCTCGTCCTGGGATGTGATCGCTGCGAATCCGACGCTGTGTTCACCAACCGAGAGAGGGATGACTGTCCGTATCGACCCAGGTGATTCCGCGCCGGCACGCGCCACGACGACGGGTCCGTCGTTCCCTGCGAGGGCGATGACCCCTCCGTCCATGGAGATGGAATCCGCAAGTTCTTCGAGAGCAGAGATGCCGACTGTGACGGGATTGAGCTCTCTGCTGTCGGCTTCTTCTACGAAGCGTGCGAGGAGCGAGTTGGCACGGCTCAGTCGTTCGATGCGAGCTGTCGCCTCTGCCGAAGCTCGCGTGAGCTGCATCTCACGGGTTCTCGATTCCAGGAGGACGCGTCTCGCCTGAGCGGAAGTGATCGCGACAAGGAGGATGAGGGCGACCCATTGGAGGACAGCCGAGACGTCGAAGGTGTCGGTCGCGAATGTGACGATCGTGAGCGCAGCGATGCCGAGTGTCGAGGCCGCAAGTCCGGGTCTCAAGCCACCAAGGGTTGCAGCGACGAGGACAGGACTCAGTGAGAGAAGGAGGTAGGGGCTGGCGGCGCCGCCGGTGAGAGCCGAGGCACTCATGGTCAACAGGATGCCGGCAGTCGTCAGGAGGTCTTGCAGCCACTGTCGCGACAGATAGGAGATCGGGATCGTCTGCAGACCGACGACATACGTGCCTCCGAGCACTGCGGCCACGACCACCGGTGTGGTCGCACCCTGGTCGAAAAACGAAAGGAAGACACCGAGCACAAGGGTCAGCCATGAGAGAAGGATGAATACCCGTCGGAGCCTGAGTTCGCGTCGATCCTGATTGAGCACACCTTCAGGCTACAGTCGACTTCGATGGATCGGAAGCAGGTGCTGTTGGCTGGAGGAATCGGATCCGGCAAGACGGAGGTCGGCAGGATGCTGCAACGGCGAGGCTGCTGCATCATCGACGCCGACCAGGTCGGACACAAGGTGCTTGAACCAGGAGGTGAGGCGTTCGATCAGGTCGTTGCCGCGTTTCCCGACGTGCTCGTCGACGGTGCGATCGATCGGGGCCTGCTCGCCGCGGAAGTGTTCGCGGATCCGCGGAGACTTCGACTACTGGAGTCGTTGACCCATCCCGCCATTCGTGACCGGATTCACCGGAGTGTCGAGGAGTCCGGTAGCCGCATCGTCGTTGTTGAGGTGCCATTGATTTCCGACTTTCTCGGTGATGGCTGGATGAGAGTCGTGGTCGATGCACCGCCAGAGCGCAGGCTGTACCGTCTTCACGTGCGGGGCATGGATCCAGAGGATGCGCGTCGAAGGATGGACGCGCAGCCATCGCGTGGCGAGTGGAGGGATGCTGCCGATTTCGTCGTCGACAACAGCGGCGATCTGAAAGATCTCGAACGCGAAGTCGAACGTCTGTGGTCCTGGCTCAGCGATTAGTGCCCTGACCGGCATGGGCGTATCCATGTCGAGTCGAAGGCCTCGATCGCCAGGGAAGCAGGAGGAAAGCATGCTCGGGTGCTCCGTTGAGGATGAGGGCACCGCAAGCGAGGTTCCTGGCCGGCACAACGCCGCATAAGTAGGTCGTGGAGACACGAAGGCCACGTACACTGGCGGGCGATGCCATCCTTGCGAGTGCACTCCGACTTCCAGCCGTCCGGTGATCAACCCAAGGCGATTGCCGCGTTGGCCGAGGGGATCAACGCCGGCGAGCGGTTCCAGACGCTGCTGGGCATCACCGGATCGGGCAAGTCCGCGACGATCGCCTGGACGATCGAGCAAGTGCAGAAGCCGACCCTGATCCTGGCGCCGAACAAGGCGCTCGCGGCGCAACTCGCCAACGAATTCCGCCAGTTCTTCCCCGAGAATCGAGTCGAGTACTTCGTCAGCTACTACGACTACTACCAGCCCGAGGCGTACATCCCTCAGACGGACACCTACATCGAAAAGGACTCCTCGGTCAACGACGAGATCGACCGTCTACGACACGCCGCGACGAGTGCGCTGCTGTTCCGCGACGACGTCATCGTTGTGGCTTCCGTATCCGCCATCTACGGACTGGGCACACCGGAGGAGTACTCGGGCCGGGTGCTGCGCCTCATCAAGGGAGTCGAGTACCCGATGCGTGAGGCAATGCGGAGGCTGGTCGACATTCAGTACGAACGAAACGAGGTGAGCCTTGTGCGCGGCCGGTTTCGCGTCAAGGGCGACACCCTCGAGGTGTTTCCCGCCTACGAGGAGACGGTGGCCAGGGTCGAGTTCTGGGGAGATGAGGTGGAACGGATTCTCCGCATGAACCCGGTTACAGGAGAGGTGCTCGGCGAACTCGATGAGCTGTGGGTATATCCGGCGTCGCACTATGTCGCATCGGAAGAACGGATGCAGCGTGCCATCGCCGCCATCGAGATCGAACTGGGCGAACGCCTCGCCGAGTTGGAGGCCTCTGGCAAGTTGCTGGAGGCCCAGCGGCTGCGCATGCGAACGTCCTACGACTTGGAGATGATGCGCGAGGTCGGGTTTTGTTCGGGGATCGAGAACTACAGCCGCCACATCGATGGTCGAGAAGAGGGCGAAGCCCCATTCACGCTGCTCGACTACTTCCCGGACGGATTCCTCACCGTCCTCGACGAGAGCCATGTGACCGTGCCACAGATTCGCGGCCAGTACGCAGGGGACAGGAGCCGTAAGGACGTTCTGGTCGAACACGGATTCCGACTGCCTTCCGCGAGAGACAACCGTCCGCTGCGTTTCGATGAGTGGTTGGAGAGGGCAGGTCAGGTGGTCTTCATGTCGGCGACACCGGGGCCGTTCGAGTTGGAGCATTCAGGGCGGGTTGTCGAGCAGATCGTGCGTCCCACCGGCCTGGTTGATCCTGAGGTGATCGTGCGTCCGACAAAAGGCCAGATCGACGATCTGATGCATGAGATTCGGCAGCGGGCTGCGAACGATCAGCGGGTGCTTGTGACGACGCTCACAAAGAAGATGTCGGAGGATCTTACGGACTATCTGTTGGAGATGGGGGTTCGTGCCCGGTACCTGCACTCGGAGATCGACACCCTCGAACGGGTGCAGATCCTTCGAGAGCTGCGCCTTGGCGAGTTCGACGTGCTGGTGGGCATCAACCTACTGAGGGAAGGTCTCGACCTGCCCGAGGTCTCGCTCGTTGCCATTCTGGACGCCGACAAGGAGGGGTTCTTGCGGTCGGAGACAAGTCTGATCCAGACGACCGGGAGGGCGGCTCGCAATGTGGACGGTCAGGTGATCATGTACGCAGACCAGGTGACGAAATCGATGGAGAGGGCGATCGGAGAGACGAACCGGCGGCGCAAGCTGCAGGTCAAGTACAACGAAGAGCATGGCATCGATCCGCAGACGATTCGCAAGAAGGTCAGCGATATCCTCGAGTTGGTGCAGTCGCACGATGTCGCAGTGCAGCGGCGAAAGACGGAGGTGCAGTCACGCCGGCCGCTGGATCTCGACACCGACGACCTTCAACGGTTGATTCAGAGCCTGGAGGAGGAGATGCATGAGGCAGCGAAGGATCTCCGCTTCGAATACGCGGCTCGCCTTCGCGATGAGATCGAGGAGCTGAAACGAGAGCTACGCGACATCGCGGAGGCTTGTTCTTGACCAATGACACGTGTGGCGTTGGAACGTTCTCGGATCCGTCATCCGGCGGAAAGAGGGATCGAAGTGGCGGCTCGAGCCCCAAAGTAGCGGTTGTCCTCATCGGCGCATGGCTGACGGCTGTGTTGATGCTGGTGGGCCTGCGCGCGTGGGAGTTCTACGCGGCGGGCTTCGATCTGGGAGTCTTCGTACAGGCGTTCCGGACCATGATGTTGCATGGGCCGTTCGCCACGATTCCGATGCTTGGTCAAACATTCTTGGAAGATCACTTCTCCCCTCTTGCTCTGCCGCTGGTGCTCCTGGCCCGATCATCTGCATTGCCTTATCTGCTGCTGGCCGTGCAGACAGGAATGGTTGCTCTTGCGGGGCTCTTCATCTGGAGAATCGCAGTTCGAGGTGGTAGCCGCCGGCCGCTGCTCCACCTTCTGGGGTTCTTGCTCGCTCCCGTGGTGGTCGGAGCGGTATGGAGCGATTTCCACGTGTCTGTCCTCGCGGCGCCGTTTCTGGTCCTGATGCTTGACGGTCTCCACACAGGCGCAGACCGGAGGGTTCTGTGGGCGGGTTCGGCTGCGGCCCTCATGAGGGAAGACATCGCGCTTGTCGTACTGATCGCCATCCTGGTGTGGCGACCGAGTCCTCGCATGTGGCCC is a window encoding:
- a CDS encoding response regulator transcription factor — protein: MINVAIADDHRLFADGLAEALGGLPDINVVGVAYDGAQLIAMLNRQRTDIAIVDLEMPIVDGIQVLETIASRVPSIVVTMHADAEQRARAAEAGAAGFLSKSTPLPQLAAAIRAAASGERFAMTTTLRDLLEPFQEPVLDPGARLLTSREREILALLGRGVTATEELANRLFISKKTVKNHLASIFAKLDVSDRAQAAVEAIRLGIAPRW
- a CDS encoding VWA domain-containing protein: MRLRGALTGLLAFVLLFGGGVVAAAQAGGSTIEISDVTITRYPRVQAVVELRNLRTELDPAQLSVTENGRPVQDLEVETIAESVVPVGIVLAIDGSGSMQGEPIDAAKQAALSFIEQKRDQDFIALLVFASDVRVLSGFTSSKTALTGRVESIQAGGETAFYDAVVRGASLFTGDAARLEPNMIVLTDGADTVSEATLDDAIAATRSVRVFGVALESPEFNPTDIEAIADSSGGLFLSTPDPAALTSLYDQIKRELDNKVVVRFTATQDQAGPLAIGVGYQGIEASTSVDVPGFIKQTSTTTTTVPTTFAQPAPFAPSVQSPLPLSTLAWIGPGAVGLGLALFIFILAGPREEDSASALRKRLRSYGASDGTEEVKKGVLGRIFGVFSRGAEEAVRRRGLLNGVNAALEQANIPLRGGEAIAAALGLSLLAGAIVGVFSRSALTGGGAFFLSIVTVLLLIQFAGGREKRTFENQLPDTLILLATSLRAGYSLLQAVEAVASEAQQPTAREFGRAMAESRLGRGVVESMRGIGERMQSEDFSWAVMAIEIQREVGGNLAEVLQTVADTMRQRNRLRGEIKALTAEGRISAIVLGALPFVLFAFLFATNRNYLDPLLTRVSGIIAIAVGVVLMGVGVYWLKKIVDIEV
- a CDS encoding type II secretion system F family protein, with the protein product MDWKLFSALSMFAATTGVITWIGFGIIKARKAATERLAAYGSAEFMREETLKKTFAERAVAPVFMKLGKWFARFTPVGWMEKTQHRIVLAGSPGNLDANGWAVIKVISVTIAAVLFFLVRPGMNARTTLIAFALLGILGFFGPDVRLTRMIDDRRKAMQKALPDVLDLLVISVEAGLGFDSALARVVGTVPGPLSEEFFRMLQETRVGVSRREAMRHLAGRTDVDELRSFLLAMMQAEAFGVSIAQVLRVQAEEMRVKRRQRVQEKAFAAPVKMVFPLVFCIFPALFIVLLGPAAISIYETFTGL
- a CDS encoding Flp family type IVb pilin, producing MMRWNPQSDRGAGLIEWGLLVILIAVVALIAVRFTGAQNSQMWSNIASSLS
- a CDS encoding dephospho-CoA kinase, with product MDRKQVLLAGGIGSGKTEVGRMLQRRGCCIIDADQVGHKVLEPGGEAFDQVVAAFPDVLVDGAIDRGLLAAEVFADPRRLRLLESLTHPAIRDRIHRSVEESGSRIVVVEVPLISDFLGDGWMRVVVDAPPERRLYRLHVRGMDPEDARRRMDAQPSRGEWRDAADFVVDNSGDLKDLEREVERLWSWLSD
- the uvrB gene encoding excinuclease ABC subunit UvrB yields the protein MPSLRVHSDFQPSGDQPKAIAALAEGINAGERFQTLLGITGSGKSATIAWTIEQVQKPTLILAPNKALAAQLANEFRQFFPENRVEYFVSYYDYYQPEAYIPQTDTYIEKDSSVNDEIDRLRHAATSALLFRDDVIVVASVSAIYGLGTPEEYSGRVLRLIKGVEYPMREAMRRLVDIQYERNEVSLVRGRFRVKGDTLEVFPAYEETVARVEFWGDEVERILRMNPVTGEVLGELDELWVYPASHYVASEERMQRAIAAIEIELGERLAELEASGKLLEAQRLRMRTSYDLEMMREVGFCSGIENYSRHIDGREEGEAPFTLLDYFPDGFLTVLDESHVTVPQIRGQYAGDRSRKDVLVEHGFRLPSARDNRPLRFDEWLERAGQVVFMSATPGPFELEHSGRVVEQIVRPTGLVDPEVIVRPTKGQIDDLMHEIRQRAANDQRVLVTTLTKKMSEDLTDYLLEMGVRARYLHSEIDTLERVQILRELRLGEFDVLVGINLLREGLDLPEVSLVAILDADKEGFLRSETSLIQTTGRAARNVDGQVIMYADQVTKSMERAIGETNRRRKLQVKYNEEHGIDPQTIRKKVSDILELVQSHDVAVQRRKTEVQSRRPLDLDTDDLQRLIQSLEEEMHEAAKDLRFEYAARLRDEIEELKRELRDIAEACS
- a CDS encoding Flp family type IVb pilin; the encoded protein is MLTLWIAAQKQWATLRDDRGASMVEYALLVVLIAIVALVAVKFAGGQVSKTFSDIGSALS